Proteins encoded in a region of the Nicotiana tomentosiformis chromosome 9, ASM39032v3, whole genome shotgun sequence genome:
- the LOC104114097 gene encoding uncharacterized protein codes for MTKGGKATVLTFTEKSKNILESNWQGYLNTVKADAKGSKGEIYTSKVRYLVKRGKPYVWVAENDMHNVNTMIDERGSFAVTSPMPGPLANLLKSIKKLPARVALMGEVLLLKDEKAKLARESLKEVISSERSMIEKFSYSVLGILSSSSLGVTCRGDKLQELFDADKGYVVFKFNPSSCMYIDSTGGTHEVDLEEVQATKPDPLSSYTMSLIDGINQSEARRRALILFCITHLNKNAKDAYLLSIDQKGFDVLGKVLGPVRSDGSREYQWREFRIPLKEEAHSVEIFCRQLVEMEEKALTSFSNFTGL; via the exons ATGACTAAAGGAGGCAAAGCAACCGTGCTAACATTTACTGAAAAAAGCAAG AATATATTGGAGTCAAATTGGCAAGGTTACCTTAATACCGTGAAGGCTGATGCTAAAGGAAG CAAAGGGGAAATATACACTTCAAAAGTCCGCTATTTGGTCAAGAGAGGCAAGCCCTACGTCTGGGTAGCCGAAAATGATATGCACAATGTG AACACAATGATAGATGAGCGTGGATCTTTTGCTGTGACCAGTCCCATGCCAGGTCCACTGGCAAATCTACTCAAGTCCATCAAGAAA CTACCAGCTCGGGTTGCTCTGATGGGTGAAGTTCTGCTTCTTAAAGATGAAAAG GCTAAATTAGCTAGAGAGAGCCTTAAGGAAGTCATATCATCTGAAAGGAGCATGATAGAGAAATTCTCTTACTCCGTTTTGGGTATATTGAGTTCATCTTCCCTTGGTGTTACATGCCGAGGTGACAAACTCCAGGAATTATTTGATGCGGACAAAGGATATGTTGTGTTCAAGTTCAATCCAAG TTCATGCATGTATATTGATAGTACTGGAGGGACTCATGAAGTAGATCTTGAGGAAGTCCAAGCAACAAAGCCTGATCCTTTAT CATCATATACTATGAGCCTAATTGATGGAATTAATCAAAGTGAGGCGAGGCGTAGAGCTCTAATTCTCTTCTGCATCACACACTTGAATAAGAATGCAAAG GATGCCTATCTGCTTTCTATAGATCAGAAAGGATTTGATGTGCTGGGGAAAGTTTTAGGTCCAGTAAGGAGCGATGGTTCTCGTGAATATCAGTGGAGGGAGTTCAGAATTCCATTGAAAGAAGAGGCACACAGTGTTGAAATATTCTGCCGTCAGCTTGTTGAAATGGAGGAGAAAGCGCTCACGAGCTTCTCCAACTTTACTGGCCTATAA